A portion of the Burkholderia pseudomultivorans genome contains these proteins:
- the gluQRS gene encoding tRNA glutamyl-Q(34) synthetase GluQRS has product MNGYRGRFAPSPTGPLHFGSLVGALASWLDARAHGGAWLVRIEDIDAPRTVPGAAEDILATLAHFGMTPDEPPVWQSTRDAAYAAALERLVAAGRVYPCGCTRKEIADSLRAAHERHTTLAYPGTCRTGLHGKPARAWRLRVPDGDDAVIAFDDRWQHRQSQDLATEVGDFVLKRADGQWAYQLAVVVDDADAGITHVVRGADLLDSTARQIYLQRCLGVPTPAYLHVPVVVDANGEKLSKQTGATALERDDPLPALQAAAAHLGLTADGALPGTTLDAFHAAATQAWARRFGPQAG; this is encoded by the coding sequence ATGAACGGCTATCGCGGCCGCTTCGCGCCGTCGCCCACCGGCCCGCTGCATTTCGGCTCGCTGGTCGGTGCGCTGGCGAGCTGGCTCGACGCGCGCGCGCACGGCGGCGCCTGGCTCGTGCGCATCGAGGACATCGACGCGCCGCGCACGGTGCCCGGCGCGGCCGAGGACATCCTCGCGACGCTCGCGCATTTCGGCATGACGCCGGACGAGCCGCCCGTCTGGCAGAGCACGCGCGACGCCGCCTATGCGGCCGCGCTCGAACGGCTCGTCGCCGCCGGGCGCGTGTATCCGTGCGGCTGCACGCGCAAGGAAATCGCGGATTCGCTGCGCGCCGCACACGAGCGCCACACCACGCTCGCGTATCCGGGCACCTGCCGCACGGGCCTGCACGGCAAGCCCGCGCGCGCATGGCGGCTGCGCGTGCCGGACGGCGACGACGCGGTCATCGCGTTCGACGACCGCTGGCAGCACCGGCAGTCGCAGGATCTGGCGACCGAAGTCGGCGACTTCGTGCTGAAGCGCGCGGACGGACAGTGGGCGTACCAGCTCGCGGTCGTCGTCGACGATGCCGACGCGGGCATCACGCACGTGGTGCGCGGCGCCGACCTGCTCGACTCCACCGCGCGGCAGATCTATCTGCAGCGCTGCCTCGGCGTGCCGACGCCCGCCTATCTGCACGTTCCGGTCGTGGTCGACGCGAACGGCGAAAAACTCAGCAAGCAGACGGGCGCGACCGCGCTCGAACGCGACGATCCGCTGCCGGCACTGCAGGCCGCCGCCGCGCATCTGGGCCTGACGGCCGACGGCGCGCTGCCCGGCACCACGCTGGATGCGTTCCATGCGGCGGCCACGCAGGCATGGGCGCGGCGCTTCGGGCCGCAGGCCGGCTGA
- a CDS encoding sulfurtransferase has translation MTIVNLAAYHFVSLDANEQWRPLVTARCNELGLRGTILLAPEGINLFVAGPREATDAFIDYIRHDPLFEGKFATLQFKESLSDSQPFRRMLVRMKREIITMKKPAIRPELGRAPSVDARTLKTWLDRGHDDAGRPVVMLDTRNAFEVDVGTFDDALDYRIDKFSEFPEVIDANRADLEGKTVVSFCTGGIRCEKAAIHMKEIGIENVYQLEGGILKYFEEVGGAHYHGDCFVFDYRTALNPQLQPTENVTCFACRAVVTPQAQQSPSYVPGKSCPACAQAASAA, from the coding sequence ATGACCATCGTCAACCTCGCCGCCTATCATTTCGTGTCGCTCGACGCGAACGAGCAATGGCGCCCGCTCGTCACCGCCCGCTGCAACGAACTCGGCCTGCGCGGCACGATCCTGCTCGCCCCGGAAGGCATCAACCTGTTCGTCGCCGGCCCGCGCGAAGCGACCGACGCCTTCATCGACTACATCCGCCACGATCCGCTGTTCGAAGGCAAGTTCGCGACGCTGCAGTTCAAGGAAAGCCTGTCCGACTCGCAGCCGTTCCGCCGCATGCTGGTGCGCATGAAGCGCGAGATCATCACGATGAAGAAGCCCGCGATCAGGCCCGAGCTCGGCCGCGCGCCGTCGGTCGACGCGCGCACGCTGAAAACGTGGCTCGACCGCGGCCACGACGATGCCGGCCGCCCGGTCGTGATGCTCGACACGCGCAACGCGTTCGAAGTCGACGTCGGCACGTTCGACGACGCACTCGACTACCGGATCGACAAGTTCAGCGAATTCCCGGAAGTGATCGACGCAAACCGCGCCGATCTCGAAGGCAAGACGGTCGTGTCGTTCTGCACGGGCGGCATCCGCTGCGAGAAGGCCGCGATCCACATGAAGGAAATCGGCATCGAGAACGTGTACCAGCTCGAAGGCGGGATCCTGAAGTATTTCGAGGAAGTCGGCGGTGCGCACTATCACGGCGACTGCTTCGTGTTCGACTACCGCACCGCGCTGAACCCGCAGCTGCAGCCGACCGAGAACGTCACCTGCTTCGCGTGCCGCGCGGTCGTCACGCCGCAGGCGCAGCAATCGCCGAGCTACGTGCCCGGCAAGTCGTGCCCGGCCTGCGCGCAGGCGGCCAGCGCCGCGTAA
- the purT gene encoding formate-dependent phosphoribosylglycinamide formyltransferase, translating into MQIGQRLGTPLSPSATRVMLLGAGELGKEVIIALQRLGVEVVAVDRYPDAPGHQVAHRAHVIDMTDGAALRALVEAERPHLIVPEIEAIATDALAAIEAAGLAEVIPTARATQLTMNREGIRRLAAEELGLPTSPYAFAESFDAFAAAVAKIGMPCVVKPVMSSSGKGQSVVRTDADIKPAWDYAMAGGRVNHGRVIVEGFIDFEYEITQLTVRAIDPATLDTRTWFCEPVGHVQVAGDYVESWQPQPMSAAALAKSREIAHKVTEALGGRGLFGVELFVRGDDVWFSEVSPRPHDTGLVTLASQRQSEFELHARAILGLPVDPTLGSPAASAVIYGGLDERGIAFEGVRDALAVPGADLRLFGKPESFAKRRMGVALATGATVDEARERAKRAAAAVRPVSGR; encoded by the coding sequence ATGCAGATCGGTCAGCGGCTCGGGACGCCGCTTTCTCCGTCGGCCACGCGCGTCATGCTGCTCGGCGCCGGCGAACTCGGCAAGGAAGTCATCATCGCGTTGCAGCGGCTCGGCGTCGAAGTCGTCGCGGTCGACCGCTACCCGGACGCGCCGGGCCACCAGGTCGCGCACCGCGCGCACGTGATCGACATGACGGACGGCGCCGCGCTGCGCGCGCTCGTCGAGGCCGAGCGGCCGCATCTGATCGTGCCGGAAATCGAGGCGATCGCGACCGACGCGCTGGCCGCGATCGAGGCGGCCGGCCTCGCCGAAGTGATTCCGACCGCGCGCGCGACGCAGCTCACGATGAACCGCGAAGGCATCCGCCGCCTCGCGGCCGAGGAGCTCGGGCTGCCGACGTCGCCGTACGCGTTCGCCGAATCGTTCGACGCATTCGCGGCGGCCGTCGCGAAGATCGGCATGCCGTGCGTCGTGAAGCCGGTGATGTCGTCGTCGGGCAAGGGGCAGTCGGTCGTGCGCACCGACGCCGACATCAAGCCCGCCTGGGATTACGCGATGGCCGGCGGCCGCGTGAACCACGGCCGCGTGATCGTCGAGGGCTTCATCGATTTCGAATACGAGATCACGCAGCTGACGGTGCGCGCGATCGACCCCGCGACGCTCGACACGCGCACCTGGTTCTGCGAGCCGGTCGGCCACGTGCAGGTGGCGGGCGACTACGTCGAGTCGTGGCAGCCTCAGCCGATGAGCGCGGCGGCGCTCGCGAAATCGCGCGAGATCGCGCACAAGGTGACCGAGGCGCTCGGCGGCCGCGGGCTGTTCGGCGTCGAACTGTTCGTGCGCGGCGACGACGTGTGGTTCTCCGAGGTGAGCCCGCGCCCGCACGACACGGGGCTCGTCACGCTCGCGTCGCAGCGCCAGTCGGAGTTCGAGCTGCACGCGCGCGCGATCCTCGGGCTGCCGGTCGATCCGACGCTCGGCTCGCCGGCCGCGTCGGCCGTGATCTATGGCGGGCTCGACGAGCGCGGCATCGCGTTCGAAGGCGTGCGCGACGCGCTTGCGGTGCCGGGCGCCGACCTGCGGCTGTTCGGCAAGCCGGAAAGTTTTGCAAAGCGGCGCATGGGCGTCGCGCTCGCGACCGGCGCGACCGTCGACGAAGCCCGTGAACGCGCGAAGCGCGCCGCCGCGGCCGTCCGACCCGTGTCGGGCCGCTGA
- a CDS encoding META domain-containing protein has product MSHLSATARACNGLLRPLRAPLCALTLATLLAACAMPTHPDSAAPAPDPYNPAAVQLLDDTSWELTSWQNADGTSRTVPHGDNGEPIKLELSTQSGIRRASGFAGCNRYMGAYNVKNGLLSFGPLAGTRMACPNTLGGQLERAYLDALAHIAKTGVQMRDPQQLQIVTEAGATLTFTRRGP; this is encoded by the coding sequence ATGTCCCACCTGTCCGCCACCGCCCGCGCATGCAACGGCCTGCTCCGCCCGCTGCGCGCGCCGCTTTGCGCGTTGACGCTTGCCACGCTTCTCGCCGCCTGCGCGATGCCGACCCACCCCGATTCCGCCGCCCCCGCACCCGACCCGTACAACCCCGCCGCCGTCCAGCTGCTCGACGACACGAGCTGGGAACTCACGAGCTGGCAGAACGCCGACGGCACGTCGCGCACGGTCCCTCACGGCGACAACGGCGAGCCGATCAAGCTCGAGCTGTCGACGCAGTCGGGCATCCGGCGCGCGAGCGGGTTCGCCGGCTGCAACCGCTACATGGGCGCCTACAACGTGAAGAACGGGCTGCTCAGCTTCGGCCCGCTCGCCGGCACGCGGATGGCGTGCCCGAACACGCTCGGCGGTCAGCTCGAACGCGCGTACCTCGACGCGCTCGCGCACATCGCGAAGACCGGCGTGCAGATGCGCGACCCGCAGCAGTTGCAGATCGTGACCGAAGCCGGCGCGACGCTGACCTTCACGCGCCGCGGCCCCTGA
- a CDS encoding DUF6726 family protein gives MTSMLLRIGKLGAALALFAGLAGCGLAAAPCRVASAGLKIVPLVGHVAAAPTDACADVIDP, from the coding sequence ATGACGTCGATGCTGTTGCGAATCGGGAAGCTGGGCGCCGCGCTGGCGCTCTTCGCCGGGCTTGCCGGCTGCGGCCTGGCGGCCGCGCCGTGCCGGGTCGCGTCGGCGGGGCTCAAGATCGTGCCGCTCGTCGGCCATGTCGCCGCCGCGCCGACCGATGCCTGCGCGGACGTCATCGATCCCTGA
- a CDS encoding MliC family protein — translation MIRQTLAALALAGTAVSVAHAAQLTVEEIDADSRQNAVYQCANQTQPVRVSYWLAGNGQSFALVPVNGQRLLFVDTVSASGVRYQAGRYTWWTKGKEATLRDEIADQKSPPLLSDCVQVEKKKKKG, via the coding sequence ATGATTCGCCAGACCCTTGCCGCGCTCGCGCTGGCCGGCACCGCCGTTTCCGTCGCGCACGCCGCGCAACTGACCGTCGAGGAGATCGACGCCGATTCGCGCCAGAACGCCGTCTACCAGTGCGCGAACCAGACGCAGCCGGTGCGCGTGTCGTACTGGCTCGCGGGCAACGGCCAGAGCTTCGCGCTGGTGCCGGTCAACGGGCAGCGGCTGCTGTTCGTCGATACCGTGTCGGCATCGGGCGTGCGCTATCAGGCCGGCCGCTATACATGGTGGACGAAGGGCAAGGAAGCGACGCTGCGCGACGAAATCGCCGACCAGAAGTCGCCGCCGCTGCTCAGCGACTGCGTGCAGGTCGAGAAGAAAAAGAAGAAGGGCTGA
- a CDS encoding DEAD/DEAH box helicase, with translation MSAGPAGLTHDVPAAPFERNATMSDSVAKPVDATFDQFGLAADILKAIAEQGYTTPTPIQAQAIPVVLAGRDVMGAAQTGTGKTASFSLPIIQRLLPQANTSASPARHPVRALILTPTRELADQVAANVHAYAKHTSLRSAVVFGGVDMNPQMAELRRGVEILIATPGRLLDHVQQKTANLGQVQILVLDEADRMLDMGFLPDLQRILNLLPKERQTLLFSATFSPEIKKLASTYLRNPQTIEVARSNSTNANVTQIVYDVAEGDKQAAVVQLLRDRGLKQVIVFCNSKIGASRLARNLERDGVVASAIHGDKSQIERMQALDAFKRGEIEALVATDVAARGLDIAELPAVINFDLPFNAEDYVHRIGRTGRAGATGDALSLCSPNERKQLADIEKLIKRPLEVQTLALDKPARHRHDERGGERGGRRDRDEHRGASARRSSGTERGHHRRHEAPVDDFFLKPYEPSASTKQPEETKAAQPEKKGPKRQVAALLGGFGMPRKPSA, from the coding sequence ATGAGCGCAGGCCCGGCCGGCCTGACGCACGATGTCCCCGCCGCGCCTTTTGAGCGAAACGCCACCATGTCCGATTCTGTCGCCAAGCCTGTCGACGCAACCTTCGATCAATTCGGCCTTGCCGCCGACATCCTGAAAGCCATTGCGGAGCAGGGTTATACGACGCCGACGCCGATCCAGGCGCAGGCCATTCCGGTCGTGCTCGCCGGCCGCGACGTCATGGGCGCCGCGCAAACGGGCACCGGCAAGACCGCGAGCTTCTCGCTGCCGATCATCCAGCGCCTGCTGCCGCAGGCCAACACCAGCGCCTCGCCCGCGCGCCATCCGGTGCGCGCGCTGATCCTCACGCCGACGCGCGAACTGGCCGACCAGGTCGCCGCGAACGTGCACGCGTATGCGAAGCACACTTCGCTGCGCAGCGCGGTCGTGTTCGGCGGCGTCGACATGAATCCGCAGATGGCCGAGCTGCGCCGCGGCGTCGAGATCCTGATCGCGACGCCGGGCCGCCTGCTCGACCACGTGCAGCAGAAGACGGCGAATCTCGGCCAGGTGCAGATCCTCGTGCTGGACGAAGCCGACCGGATGCTCGACATGGGCTTCCTGCCCGATCTGCAGCGCATCCTGAACCTGCTGCCGAAGGAGCGCCAGACGCTGCTGTTCTCGGCGACCTTCTCGCCGGAAATCAAGAAGCTCGCGTCGACCTACCTGCGCAATCCGCAGACGATCGAGGTCGCACGCAGCAACTCGACCAACGCGAACGTCACGCAGATCGTCTACGACGTCGCGGAGGGCGACAAGCAGGCAGCCGTCGTGCAGTTGCTGCGCGATCGCGGCCTGAAGCAGGTGATCGTGTTCTGCAACAGCAAGATCGGCGCGAGCCGGCTCGCGCGCAATCTCGAGCGCGACGGCGTGGTGGCATCGGCGATCCACGGCGACAAGTCGCAGATCGAGCGGATGCAGGCGCTCGACGCGTTCAAGCGCGGCGAGATCGAGGCGCTGGTCGCGACCGACGTGGCCGCGCGCGGCCTCGACATCGCCGAACTACCGGCCGTGATCAACTTCGACCTGCCGTTCAACGCGGAAGACTACGTGCACCGGATCGGCCGCACGGGTCGTGCGGGCGCGACCGGCGATGCGCTGTCGCTGTGCAGCCCGAACGAGCGCAAGCAGCTCGCGGATATCGAAAAGCTGATCAAGCGTCCGCTCGAGGTGCAGACGCTCGCGCTCGACAAGCCGGCGCGTCATCGTCACGACGAGCGCGGCGGCGAACGCGGTGGACGACGCGATCGCGACGAGCATCGCGGCGCGTCGGCACGCCGCTCGTCGGGGACGGAACGCGGCCATCATCGCCGCCACGAGGCGCCGGTCGACGATTTCTTCCTGAAGCCGTACGAGCCGTCGGCGTCGACGAAGCAGCCCGAGGAGACGAAGGCCGCGCAGCCCGAAAAGAAGGGGCCGAAGCGTCAGGTCGCCGCGCTGCTCGGCGGGTTCGGCATGCCGCGCAAGCCGTCGGCCTGA